The genomic window TTTTCTCTGCATCATACTCCTCTTCAGTAAGGCATCATGATACCGATCCCAGAAATACTAAGTGATTACGCTGGTACATGTTGAACAAAGAAGACACACTATACCTAGACAAAACTATGCAAGCAATCATCTGAAAAACTAGGAGCAGGGGAGGATGTTTAGTTTAGAAAGAAACACATCCAAAACTAgaattttatattagaaaaaaagctATGTTTTTATAATACAAATTACATAAAGGTGGACATAATTGTAAGTGATCCTCAACCAGAAcatgaatatatgaaaatttcTAGATGCATCAAGAGAACATCCATCTCCAGAGACTATACCCCAACCCAGCCTTGGTCAGGAAAAGGGGACTCTACAGGCCTAGTCTCACCATCCCCATCAAATATAGGTAGAGGATGCCACATTCACCACTTCTGAAGTTCCATCAGGCTGCACCCTGCCCTCCACTGCAGTCCTATCCAGTGAAACCACAGACACTGGGCAAGGTAGCAGTACACCAATGTTAATCAGGAGGGGAAGAGGGTGCAACCTCACTTCTAGTATTTCACATTTGGAAGAGTGCCTTGGCAGTGAGGAGCAGCCCAAGGCCCTTCCCAGGAAAGAAGCAGGCACAGGGGCCAGGACTCAGGCTCCATTTTGACCCAACGTTTATTGTCCTTTTACAATATGTCGTTTTTGGTTTAGAAACTGCTTGTGATTAGTTTTCCAACATTAACTCAAAAgcatgtaaaataaaaatcaacctaCTCTCTATATAAACACCCAGCAACTGCAGCCCTTCACCCTCCTGCCCAGGTTGGGTAGGGGAAAGGGAGGGCTTGGGCAGCATTGAGTGAAGTGCAGATGCTTTGCTGTGGGGACTGGTGATAATGCCTTTGTTCACACCCACAGAGGTTCCTCCTGCACTGCTCTAAACTACAGCAGAAATGGTATAGGCCCCAGGCCCAATTCCTTGTTGGTAATTCACTCTCTGCCTCCCAAATGAAAATCGCTTTTATTTTATCGcttttgtattaaatttttttttttgcaacagtaACCCCCTGTCCAGAGTCTGACTGTAGCTGAACTGTTCAGACTGAGGAATGGAGCAGGCTGTGGGCGCACGCCTGGTCCCTCCTGGGCGAGCGCCCCCACCCTCAGGGAACAAGGTCCAGCCAGGCCAGCTCACTGCTTTCTGGCCACCACCACTTAGCCATACAGGTCATCATCATTATCTTCTGTGTACACACTGCCACCTGTGCCACCGCCACTGCCCTGACTGGGGCCAGCTCCACCCTGGTTTCCTGAAGGGAATCTGTATTAAGAGCAGAGGCAAAAAAGAGGGTTAGGATAGGGCTTGTGTATGATTTTCACAATTACCCCTTCTAGCATCCTTAGGGCTCCCACTACCTTGGTTGTATAGTTCCCCAAGATGACTTAAAAATAGCCCACTGAAACCTAGTTACCTGAAGCTGCCAAAGCCTCGACTCTGCTGAAGGGTCTGAGCAAACATTTCATACTTCCGGATGTCATTATCACTGACAGAACGGCGGGCAAAGCGCATAGCTTCCTCAAAGTGATCTCGGCGGATCTCAGGCACTGGATCATCCTCTTCTACTTCCTGTAGGATGGGTAAACACAGACCACCAGGGCTGGTTAAGGCTCTGCCTGGATTCCTTCCTTAGCCTTCCTGACCCCATTATTGCAGCAGCAGATTGGGCCTCTGCTATCCAACTTGAATATGCTGCCAGGCCAATATTCCTAAAACTGAGTCACTGCCTTGCTTAAAAACCTGCCAATGTATTCTGGAAATGGTAAAACTGTAGGGACAGATTTCACTACCAAGAGCTTATGATGGGAATAAAAAGCTGATTAAAGTGACAtgagagggatttccctggcagtccaggagtTGACACTCTGAgcatccagtgcagggggcatgggtttgatctctgatcggGAAACTAAGAATCCACACGTTGCAgccaaagaaaggggaaaaggtggcATAAGGGAACTTTTTGGGATGACAGAAATTTGTCCATCTCAACTGTGGTAGCAGTTACAGAACTTAAAACATACTTGTTAAAAAGCATGGAAACAGTATACTAAAAATAGTGAATTttacaaaatgtaaattatacCCCATAagcctttattttcaaaaagaaaatgtcaatggCTCTCAGTGCTTATCACAACTGAATTACACCTTACCAACAGGCCTCACTTCCAGTAACACACAACCTCTTTAATGTATCCAGGTTCTCCCAATTCCTGCAGTTCTATTCCTCAACCAATCTACTTGGGTGACTTACTTCTTCTACCCAACCTCGATTCTCTTTATAGCCCAGGCTCACACCCTATCTCTTCTACTAAGAAGCCACTCAACTGTTGTGACTTTGGATCACTGTAGTTTATAAGCTTTTATAAGAGGGAAAGAAACATCACCAATGGTAAAGAAAGCCAATTACTTATTTGCTCATTAAGTCAGTTTCCAACACTGTGCCCTGATACAGAAGGAAACAAGTGAGAGAACAAGAGTCCCCATCTTTATTGAGCTTATAACACATACATATCAAATTCTCCATTTGAATTACACTTACACTTTTCTTACACTTTTGTGATTTGCATTGACTCTCCCTGTTAACCGTGACACTCTTCTCTACCAGATGTTGTCTTCGCTCCTCCTTTGGTTTTCACACCATTTAGGTATCCTGATGGCTCAGCTTTCAGTCTTCTTCCTCTTACATTGTTGCACCATCTCATCCCTGTGGCAGCCTAACCCCCTGAATTAGGGGGTCCATGAAACACCAGGAATAGGTCCATAGATCCTAGCTTCTCAGCCCTGCTCTATTTGTTTCTATGCTCATTTCTTCTCAGCCTTTGTAATTCCTGATTGACATGGTTATCTACTTAGCATTTTCTCTTCCATGGCATGCTAAACATCTGATAGATGAACTTTCCAAAACCTTACACTCTAGGGCACTGTGGAGACTGTCCCCTGGCTCCCTACGATGGGCACATCTGGGTTAAGGATGCAGACTCACCATTGCTGACGGGTTGGTTTGCCGCTCCCGTTCTCGCCTAATTTCACTCTCGATCGATTCACGAATGGCCAACTTGCAAGCACGTTGGCAAATCTCGGTCAAGTCAGCTCCAGAGAAGCCATTAGTCATTTTAGCCAGGAACTCTAAATCCACATCCTAAAAGAAGCAACAGAGCTACCTTAGCTTTTAGCCTCTTTTCCCCTGAGATACACTGATCTTTGAGCCACCAAAGCACTTCCAATTCCACTTTGTTCCATCTCTGCCACCAGTTTTATTCCTTATTCTAGATCATCTTAATACCCTCAAATTTTCCATCCTTCCTTTTCAACCATAACCCCAGGAATCCCCAATGGAACCTTGTCCAGGAACCAAGGAGCATTCCGCACAGCCTGCAGATTCATGACCCTGTGACCCAAGACCTTGCACCTGCCTTGGCAACTGGGGACTTGCGCAGGTTGGCCTTGAGAATGGCAACACGGGACTTCTCATCGGGAAGCGGGATATAGATGAGCTGATCAAGGCGGCCAGGTCGCAGGATGGCAGGATCAATGATGTCAGGTCGGTTGGTAGCGCCAatgataaatacatttttctttgtggACATGCCATCCATTTCTGTCAGGATCTGGTTGATGACTCGGTCGGCagccccaccaccatctccaatGTTGCCACCACGGGCCTTGGCAATCGAATCCAGCTCATCAAAGAACAGTACACAGGGGGCAGCTTGGCGTGCCTGTGAGAGGGACAGATGGACTTGAGCATTAGCACAACTGGGTCCCTCAGAcctgagaaaaaatggaaaataaagtgaCCTTCACTGCCCTAACTGAGCTGCCAGAATGGGATGGTCTTAATCTCCCAAAGAACAGCCTCTACCCCTAACTTGTTCTCAAGCAAGTGAATTGATAGCCCAGGCACTTGTAGCTCACCTTGTCGAAGATTTCCCTCACGTTGGCCTCAGACTCTCCAAACCACATGGTGAGCAGCTCAGGACCCTTGATGGAGATGAAGTTGGCCTGGCACTCATTAGCAATGGCTTTGGCCAGCAAGGTTTTCCCACAGCCAGGAGGTCCATAGAACAGTACTCCCTTGGAGGGTGTCATGCCAAACTTGAGGAATTTGTCTGGGTGCTCCACAGGATactaggaggaaaaagaaagacgaTTTGGGGATATCTCCCCCAGTTTGAGAGAAACtcaacctaacagaagcatcCTCCCACACCATCTCATGGTGTAAGGCGACAGGCTTCTTGGTGCTTCCAACCTCAGAACAGCAGGTTCCTGAATCATGCTCATAATttctgcaatcaatatgccaacACCCCAATACCACCAGCTCAATGACAATGTGCTGAGACAGTGACCCACCCTGGACCAAGCATCCTACCTGGACCAGCTCCTGAAGCTCACGTTTGACATCCTCCAAGCCCCCAATGTCCTCCCAGGTCACTTGTGGCACCTCTACCACAGTTTCCCGCAGTGCTGATGGGTTGCTCTGGCTCAGGGCCCactaaaaagggaagaaaaattggGGATGAGAATTGCCAGGAAAGAGTTCAAAGTGCATGTGCATGTACCTGAAAGGGAGAGCGGCCCTTACTCGGAAGTCATCCATAGTAACTGCCAGGGAGTTCATGACCTCAGCATCAATGGTCTCGTCTTCTAGGTCAATGAGGTCCATCTTCTTACGGATGGCTTGCAGAGCAGCCTCAGAGCACAGGGCTGCTAAGTCAGCTCCCACATGCCCATGAGTCTCATTGGCTACCTGCAGAGAGAAGATCTACTTACTCTCCTGTCTCTGAGAATGAGACCTAGCTTAGATGTCTCTATTCTGCCTTAGATAACAGAACCCTGCCCTCTTCCTCTGACTCCTATCTCTGGGTCCTCCATTTCCCTAAACACATACCAGCAGCCCTTTCATTAGCTGGACTTTAAGTATTCAAGCCTGCACTTGGGGCCTAGAAATAAAGCTGCCCCCAATATTCTGGTTCACCCTAATTCACTGTAAACCAAGAAAAATGCCAACCCTAGTTTCCTGGATTCAATCTCAGATCACTTCCctttccctgcccaggaattaaaATCAATCGCCTCCCATCTGAAGCTTCTGTCCCTAGTCAGTTCCCTTCAACTGTATGGAAACAAGACATCTGAACTTTTGGCCAGCCCTCATCAACATGCCACCTGTTCAAGGTCCACATCATCTGCCAGCTTCATGTTCTTGGTGTGGATCTGAAGAATTTCCAAGCGTCCTGTAGCGTCAGGGATTCCAATATCCACCTCTCTGTCAAAGCGACCTGTGATATGATGCATAGACAGGGATCATTTCTGGTGCATAGGGAAGAAGGGCCCAGGCCTAAGGCGTCCAACCATTACACTGTGACCAGGAAATGTCTGGTGTTAGCACTGAAAGCCCCATATCTTGGGAAATCCCTCAGTCTCAGGCAAACCAGGATGGGTGGTTACCCTGGACATGACAAGGAATAAGGGAAAGAAAGGACCTTACTCTTTACCTAACTGCAAAGGGCTTCAtgaaatcctcaaaaaaaaaaaaaaagaaatcctcagGATTAGGTGACTTAGATGAAGGACAGATATGGGATCAACAGGATTAAGCCCACTGGAGACATAATCTCCACGTGAGCAAAGACAGCAAAAAGAGTTATTTGGGGTCCTTACCAAATCGCCGTAGGGCTGGGTCAATGCTGTTGGGTCTGTTGGTTGCTGCCATAACAATGACATGTGCTCTCTGCTTTAGGCCATCCATGAGGGTCAACAACTGTGATACAATACGCCGCTCCACCTCCCCATGGGTCTGTCAGGACAAAATGTCCGGTCAGAAGTGAAGTCAGGACCTTTTAAAACCCTACTATCCCCTTGGTTAAGTTCCTACTTTCTCTCTTTTGGGAGCAATGGCATCCAATTCATCAATGAAAATAATAGCAGGAGCATTCTTCTCAGCCTCTTCAAAGGCTTTACGAAGGTTGCTCTCAGACTCACCGGCCAACTTGCTCATGATCTCAGGACCTGAAAGCAAGTAGAATGCATGAAGTGACAAAAATACATCCTTCCTCAATCTCAAAAAGTATTCAGATATCTTGTCTGTCTAGCTCAGAGACAGGTCCTGGGTGAGAATGTGGTAACATCTGCCTACTTTCTCACAGCCCCTACCAACAATTATCCCAGGGTGGCCACCAAGCCAGGATAAAAGGAAGTCAAGGGGCTCAATACACTTATCTCAGTTGAGCTGAAAGGTATGAAGATGGTGACAGCAGATGCTGTGGGACCTCTGACCAGAGCAGAAGGAGCACCGGTTGGACCTCTACCAGTGAAATATCATTCTCAAAGAGATAGTTGATCTCAGCCAGTCTTTCCCCAAACCCTCTCAAATAAGTAAGCACTCCTCTTTAATGTCTTCAGCCTGTTAACGCTCTTTCTCAAGGTAGGATAAATCAAGGGACACCAGAATAGCATACCCTCCTGTTGCTCTTTATCTGTCTGCAATGGACTTTAGAATACAAACACTGAAGTATACATGAGGCTATGTATACAAATAAGCATGTCCATGATTTCTCCTGCTCATGAGACTGGGTCATGCTTAGCTCAGAGTGGAGTCCAACCAAACACAAAGTGAACCAAGTCTCCTACCATTGATCAAAAAGAAGAAGGCGCCAGTCTCATTTGCCACAGCTCGAGCAATCAAGGTCTTCCCAGTCCCAGGAGGTCCATAGAGCAGGATTCCCCGAGGAGGCTGAGGACCAGTAGAGGGTTGATTAGGTTCAGACTCTCATCTTCTCCAAACCCCAGGTACCCTAAAATGGCCTAAGAAGGACTCTATTTAAACAGGATGAGAATTAGAGCTCAACTCGGAATGAGCCCTCAAACAGCAGTTGCTAGGAAGACACTTTACTTCAGACCATACTCACTCCTCTTTGCAGCAGAGATAATAATGCCAGAAAGCTGACAATACTTATGAAAAAATAGGAGACAGAGAGCAGAGAAACCACACTAAGAAACTCTTAGTGTGAGTGAGTCTGAAGATCTTGGATCTAGGAAAAGTAAGAGGGCATTAGGCCAAGGGCATGACTTTAGACAGGTAAGAGCCAAGGACTAGCTCAACCATTGAAGACTGTTGGCCAGAGGCTCACTCACTGCTATAATCACAACCCTCCAGGATTTATTATCATGTGGGAATGCCTTCCCCTACCAACAGCCACAAGTTTTCCTCTTTGAAGTTGTCTTTTCTCTGGCTTCATCCACTGGAAGGATATGGAAAAGTACCCCCagaaaagataaatttatttacacAACGTATATTAGGGAAAGGGATAGATAGAAACTTCATCTTCAGGGTGTCCTATGATACAGGAACAATTGAGATGTTACATTTTAGACCAGCAGTTCTCAAATATTCTGGACTCAGGATCCTTAACACTGCAAATTTCCTTTACTGCTATTGGGCaacacttggcttccctggtggctcagaggataaagcgtctgcctgcaatgcaggagaccagggttcgatccctgggttgggaagatcccctggaaaaggaaatggcaacccactgcagtactcttgcctagagaatcccatggacagaggagcctggcaggctacagttcacggggtcgcaaagagttggacatgactgagcgacttcacacacacacattctagaCAAGCTGGCAACTATGGTGagactttaaataataaatatttaaaacagactatttatgtatttattgggtTCATTAGATCCATTTATAGGGCCCATTAGATAAGAATGGTCTTTACATTTTGAAGGctgtaattaagaaaaaaaaattcaacagagaACTTAAATGGCCTACTCTGTTCTAGACCATTAGTAGCTTTAACGAATTTAGAGTGTTTTATAAACCTGAATATAGTACTTCCTCTCGAATCCAAGGCAATGATGAAACACAGATATGAAAACATATCTGAAAACAGATATGAAACACAGATAGACAGTGAGTTGTTGTTAATCACCACAAGTATTCTGGGCTAACAGAGCCCAAAATACTCACCTTCACACCAATGGCCTTAAAGAGGGCAGGATGTCTCAAGGGCAACTCCACCATCTCCTTTATCTGAGCTAATTGTTTCCTGCAGCCACCAATGTCATCGTAGCCCACTTCATTCAAGGACTCTTCCTCATCCtgaagatggaagagaaaaagaaaagaaggtaagAATGCTGCGATCAGCAGAAGGTGAGTTTCTCTGAAGGTGGTATAGAGAATCTGCTGTATGAGAAGATTCTCCTCTAAGGGGATCATGCCTCAAAGAACAATTCAAAAAACCCCAGGGCAagaatttctttatttatatGGCCATGCtgcgcagcttgtgggatcttagttccccaaaagggatcaaacctgcaccctaaGCAGtaagagtgcagagtcctaatgactggactgccagggaatttccaatctttgcttttactttatatttgtttatttattccaTGGCAAAGATTTCTAGCATAGCCTTTCCTCATTACATTGTCCTTAGTCTTATTGCAGTGGGTTCCCCTAAGACCTGAAGCTAGAAAGTGTGGGAAATGGGCAGGGGTCTGGATGTCATCATTAGCATCACTTCTTCAAAAATCATTTCAACCACTTGACTCATTAGGCTCAATCTAGATTTTAAAGATTATTGATATCAGATACTTCTAAAAAATACCTAGGTCCAGAAATGAATAGCCATGCTTTCCACCTCTGGGAAGTAGCTTAACCATCAAGCCTGAGGATTCTTTGGAACTACCACACTACTGCCCTGCTGAGCACTCACAAAGTGGGATACTGGGATCAGGAAGAGAACTCACCTCTCGTTTGATTGGCTCCCCTTCACAGTGGATCACTGTGTCTGGTGCAACAATGCAATAAGGACTGGGATCTGTCTCCACTACTTTGAACTCTACAGCACGCATCCCACCCCGGACAAGGAAAATGTCTCCTGTGAGAGCAATCAGCACAAGAGCAGTCAGAGGTTATCTATCACCAGACCAAGCTAAGAATTCCCCATCAGAACCTGGGATCTAGAATGCCAAGTTCACTAGATACTGtcctttctccttcccatccAGCATCATTAAGCATCAGGCAAAAAGAGAAAACGAAATTGTGAAAAGTCTCTCTGCCCCTCAAAAGACAGTGAATAAAACCTGATGTGCCAGGAAGAAGCCCATAAGATTTTTGACTTCTGAGGTATAGATAACCCAAGCTtgcacaaccaccaccaccagcagaaCTGTGCTAAGTATTAAATACACTGTGGACTGTGATACACCCCAAATTGCCCACCTCTTCCTTCAGAGATACAAGAGAAGATAGCTTACTGTACTAGAACAAGCAGTGGGAATG from Bos indicus x Bos taurus breed Angus x Brahman F1 hybrid chromosome 8, Bos_hybrid_MaternalHap_v2.0, whole genome shotgun sequence includes these protein-coding regions:
- the VCP gene encoding transitional endoplasmic reticulum ATPase; this encodes MASGADSKGDDLSTAILKQKNRPNRLIVDEAINEDNSVVSLSQPKMDELQLFRGDTVLLKGKKRREAVCIVLSDDTCSDEKIRMNRVVRNNLRVHLGDVISIQPCPDVKYGKRIHVLPIDDTVEGITGNLFEVYLKPYFLEAYRPIRKGDIFLVRGGMRAVEFKVVETDPSPYCIVAPDTVIHCEGEPIKREDEEESLNEVGYDDIGGCRKQLAQIKEMVELPLRHPALFKAIGVKPPRGILLYGPPGTGKTLIARAVANETGAFFFLINGPEIMSKLAGESESNLRKAFEEAEKNAPAIIFIDELDAIAPKREKTHGEVERRIVSQLLTLMDGLKQRAHVIVMAATNRPNSIDPALRRFGRFDREVDIGIPDATGRLEILQIHTKNMKLADDVDLEQVANETHGHVGADLAALCSEAALQAIRKKMDLIDLEDETIDAEVMNSLAVTMDDFRWALSQSNPSALRETVVEVPQVTWEDIGGLEDVKRELQELVQYPVEHPDKFLKFGMTPSKGVLFYGPPGCGKTLLAKAIANECQANFISIKGPELLTMWFGESEANVREIFDKARQAAPCVLFFDELDSIAKARGGNIGDGGGAADRVINQILTEMDGMSTKKNVFIIGATNRPDIIDPAILRPGRLDQLIYIPLPDEKSRVAILKANLRKSPVAKDVDLEFLAKMTNGFSGADLTEICQRACKLAIRESIESEIRRERERQTNPSAMEVEEDDPVPEIRRDHFEEAMRFARRSVSDNDIRKYEMFAQTLQQSRGFGSFRFPSGNQGGAGPSQGSGGGTGGSVYTEDNDDDLYG